TATTTTAAAAAGTTATAGCTATTGTGTCAATGAAATCAAAAAATGGACCATATACCAAACAAGATTAAAATCCTGTATTTATGGTATTTAGTCCATATTTTTTATTGTGTGCATTTCATTGTAAACATTACCAAATTTTTTAAGGGTGTAAATAGATTAAGTAAATACGTTAATTAACAAATGTATATAATTATATGTGATTATACGTTATTAAGGAAATGTAATGCAACTTTTATATATACAGAACTTGCAACTAAAAGAGATCTTTCATCTATATCAAATTCTTGGTGATGATGAGCCCTTGTGGTATATGGTTTATCCTCATTTCTACTACCTATTCTAGCAAAGACTCCCTTTGTTACAGCTAGGTAATCAGCAAAGTCTTCTGCTCCTAATGTTTTTGGTACATTAGTTACTATATTTTCTGCTCCGATTAATTCTGTTACAGCTTCTATTGATAATTCTATTGCTTCATCATCATTTATTAATGGATTAGCAGCATTATAGTTTTCAAAAGTTGCTTCACAGTTATGTATTTTAGCTGTTAATTTAGATATCTCTTCTACCTTTTTTAGTATATATTCTCTAGTTTCATAATCAAAAGCTCTAACAGTTCCTTCAATGTAGGCATCATTTGCAATAATATTGTATCTAGTTCCTGCTCTTAGAACACCTATACCAACTAAGCCTTCTTTTAAAGGGTTTAATTGTCTTGCAACAATGTTTTGTATAGAAGTCACTATATTACTTGCTGCAACTAATGCATCTTTTCCTTTGTGAGGTGCACAAACATGTGCACTCTCACCTATTACATTTATTTTGAATATATCGCATGATGCATTTGCTGGACCCTTTGTTAATCCAACTTTACCAACTTGAATAGAAGAATCAAGATGTATACCAAAGGATAAGTCTACATCATTTAAGTGACCATCTTTAACAAATATTTTTGCACCTCTCCCTATTTCTTCAGCTTGTTGAAAAGCAAATTTAATAGTTCCAGAGAATTTATCTCTGTTATTATTTAATATTATACATGCAGTTAAAAGTGATGTTGCATGACCATCATGTCCACATGCATGTGAAAGTCCTTGTTTTTTTGAAGAATATTCACATATTTTTTTATCTTCTATTTCTAGTGCATCTATATCAGATCTTAAAAATATTGTTTTATTATTACCTTTTTTCTCACCTTTAATAGTTGCTAAAGTACCTGTATCACCTACTTTAACAAATTCAATATTATTTTCTTTTAAGATATTTTGTATGAATTTTGCTGTTTCATATTCCCTAAGACTAGGCTCAGGATTTTCATGTAAAAATCTTCTATTTTTTATTGTAAATTCTTTTAGTTTTTCTACTTCATTTAATATATTCATAAATTCACCTCTTTTACCAAGCAGTAACTGAACTACCTTTACTTACTCTATTTATTATTTCTTTAACTTCATCAGTTTGGAATGCTTTTACAATTTTTAGATAAGTTTCATTATCTTTATCTTCTTCTCTTGCAACTATTATATTTATATATGGTTTAGATTTTTCATCTATTTTTTCTAAGTATACAGCATCTACTGTAGGTGTTAATCCACTATCAACTGCAACACCATTATTAATTACAGCAGCAGCAACATCTTGTAAAGATCTTGCAGTTTGAGAAGCATCTACTGGAACTATATTTAAGTTTTTAGGATTTCCTTCAACATCTTTTGGTGTTGGGAATTCTTCAGCATCAGCTTTTAAAGTTATTAACTCAGCACTTACAAGTAAGTTTATTGCTCTTGCTTGATTAGTTACATCATTTGGTATAACTATAGTATCTCCATCTTTTAATTCAGAAACATCTTTAATTTTTTGAGAATACAGACCTATAGGTGCTATTACTGTATCTCCTATTGGAGTTAAGTTTGCATTTTTTTCTTTGTTATAGTTTGATAAAAATATTCTGTGTTGGAATGCATTTAAGTCTATATCACCATTTAACAACGCATCATTTGGTTGGTTATAATCTGAAAACCTAACAATTTCAAGTTCTATATTTTCTTTTACTAATACTTCTTTTAAATAATCCCAAGTTTCTGAAGATGAACCCACTACTCCTACTTTTACCTTAACTGTTTCACTTTTTCCTTCTACATTAGCTTTATTACCACCACATGATAATAATGCAAAACCTAATACAAATACTAATAATCCTTTTAATAAATTTTTTAACATAATTTCCTCCTAATTTAATGACTAATTTTTTCTATTATTTTATTTCCTATATATTGTATTAAAAAT
This genomic stretch from Streptobacillus felis harbors:
- a CDS encoding amidohydrolase; translation: MNILNEVEKLKEFTIKNRRFLHENPEPSLREYETAKFIQNILKENNIEFVKVGDTGTLATIKGEKKGNNKTIFLRSDIDALEIEDKKICEYSSKKQGLSHACGHDGHATSLLTACIILNNNRDKFSGTIKFAFQQAEEIGRGAKIFVKDGHLNDVDLSFGIHLDSSIQVGKVGLTKGPANASCDIFKINVIGESAHVCAPHKGKDALVAASNIVTSIQNIVARQLNPLKEGLVGIGVLRAGTRYNIIANDAYIEGTVRAFDYETREYILKKVEEISKLTAKIHNCEATFENYNAANPLINDDEAIELSIEAVTELIGAENIVTNVPKTLGAEDFADYLAVTKGVFARIGSRNEDKPYTTRAHHHQEFDIDERSLLVASSVYIKVALHFLNNV
- a CDS encoding MetQ/NlpA family ABC transporter substrate-binding protein — its product is MLKNLLKGLLVFVLGFALLSCGGNKANVEGKSETVKVKVGVVGSSSETWDYLKEVLVKENIELEIVRFSDYNQPNDALLNGDIDLNAFQHRIFLSNYNKEKNANLTPIGDTVIAPIGLYSQKIKDVSELKDGDTIVIPNDVTNQARAINLLVSAELITLKADAEEFPTPKDVEGNPKNLNIVPVDASQTARSLQDVAAAVINNGVAVDSGLTPTVDAVYLEKIDEKSKPYINIIVAREEDKDNETYLKIVKAFQTDEVKEIINRVSKGSSVTAW